The Myotis daubentonii chromosome 19, mMyoDau2.1, whole genome shotgun sequence genome window below encodes:
- the MTRFR gene encoding mitochondrial translation release factor in rescue: MGTLGSFRFPAPLTRMCPVPWAHWYREKPALLSPGAGVPRVQVAGKKDHPTLLSLEESDLEEQFVKGHGPGGQATNKTSNCVVLKHVPSGLVVKCHQTRSLDQNRKLARKILQEKVDVFYNEENSVAYRERREAEKKKQERKKRAKQTLEKKRLLKELWEASKSSTAGTAGSE, encoded by the exons ATGGGCACCTTGGGCTCATTTCGCTTTCCTGCCCCGCTGACCAGAATGTGCCCCGTGCCCTGGGCACACTGGTACAGGGAGAAGCCGGCATTGCTGTCCCCGGGAGCAGGAGTCCCTCGGGTCCAGGTGGCCGGCAAGAAGGACCACCCCACCCTGCTCTCCCTGGAAGAGAGTGACCTGGAAGAGCAGTTTGTGAAAGGACACGGTCCAGGGGGCCAGGCAACCAACAAGACCAGCAACTGCGTGGTGCTGAAGCACGTGCCCTCGGGCCTGGTCGTCAAG TGCCATCAGACGAGGTCCCTCGATCAGAACAGGAAGCTGGCTCGGAAAATCCTGCAAGAGAAAGTGGACGTTTTCTACAACGAGGAAAACAGTGTCGCTTACAGAGAAAGACGCgaagcagagaagaaaaagcaagaACGGAAGAAGAGAGCAAAGCAGACCCTGGAAAAGAAGAGGCTGCTGAAGGAACTCTGGGAGGCGAGTAAGAGCTCCACGGCGGGAACAGCAGGTTCGGAGTGA